In a genomic window of Mycolicibacillus parakoreensis:
- a CDS encoding TetR/AcrR family transcriptional regulator, which yields MAGTGRAGRWRTGAQSRQRLVEAAREHFMRQGYDRATVRGIAADAGVDVAMVYYFFGSKEGLFTASTLTGPEHPLHQLAALLDEGTDRIGPRLVRRFLRHWDSGDAFEPFLTLWRSAAIQPTARTMLHDILAGPIATRVATEFGVGDAQLRVELVASHLAGLAFARYQLRIEPIASTAVEDLVSWLGPTVQRYLTEA from the coding sequence ATGGCCGGGACCGGGCGCGCCGGGCGGTGGCGCACCGGGGCGCAGAGCAGACAGCGCCTCGTCGAGGCCGCCCGCGAGCACTTCATGCGACAGGGGTACGACAGGGCCACGGTGCGCGGGATCGCCGCCGACGCCGGCGTGGACGTGGCGATGGTCTACTACTTTTTCGGCAGCAAGGAGGGGCTGTTCACCGCCTCGACGCTGACCGGTCCCGAACATCCCCTGCACCAGCTGGCCGCCCTGCTCGACGAGGGGACCGACCGGATCGGCCCCCGACTGGTGCGCCGTTTCCTGCGGCACTGGGACTCCGGTGACGCCTTCGAACCGTTTTTGACGCTGTGGCGCTCGGCGGCGATCCAGCCGACGGCGCGCACGATGCTGCACGACATCCTCGCCGGCCCGATCGCGACGCGGGTCGCCACGGAATTCGGGGTCGGTGACGCGCAGTTGCGGGTGGAGTTGGTGGCCAGCCACCTGGCCGGGCTGGCCTTCGCCCGCTACCAGCTCAGGATCGAACCGATCGCGTCCACCGCCGTCGAGGACCTGGTGTCGTGGCTGGGGCCGACCGTGCAGCGCTATCTGACCGAGGCGTGA
- a CDS encoding TetR/AcrR family transcriptional regulator: MSVRNTVKTGPGRPAGTDSSDTRQRVIAAACRCFAESGYGPATTSQIAEQAGVTAGSVHYHFGSKSKLFAAVCDHVYGEIIERATRAVSGAMSVRGVLQAVLGESMHINHALPDFAGFVAAAPVDARRHPELAEAFGAQGVRMIESLTDAVVRGQAGGLIPVDEDPTQVAWMISAIVDGFARTAAVADPVQMDVLNRLFETLLLQPSGAENPAD, translated from the coding sequence GTGAGTGTCCGCAACACCGTCAAGACCGGGCCGGGGCGTCCGGCGGGAACCGACAGCTCCGACACCCGGCAGCGGGTCATCGCCGCCGCCTGCCGCTGCTTCGCCGAGTCCGGGTACGGGCCGGCCACGACCAGCCAGATCGCGGAGCAGGCGGGGGTCACCGCCGGTTCGGTGCACTACCACTTCGGCAGCAAGAGCAAGCTGTTCGCCGCGGTCTGCGACCACGTCTACGGCGAGATCATCGAGCGGGCCACCCGCGCGGTGTCCGGGGCGATGTCGGTGCGCGGCGTACTGCAGGCGGTGCTGGGGGAGTCGATGCACATCAACCACGCGCTGCCCGATTTCGCCGGGTTCGTGGCCGCCGCCCCGGTCGACGCGCGCCGCCACCCCGAGCTCGCCGAGGCGTTCGGCGCTCAGGGGGTGCGGATGATCGAGTCGCTCACCGATGCGGTCGTGCGTGGCCAGGCCGGCGGGCTGATCCCCGTCGACGAGGACCCCACCCAGGTCGCCTGGATGATCAGCGCGATCGTCGACGGGTTCGCCCGCACCGCCGCGGTGGCCGACCCGGTGCAGATGGATGTGTTGAACCGGCTCTTCGAGACGCTGCTGCTGCAACCGTCGGGTGCGGAGAATCCCGCCGACTGA
- a CDS encoding carotenoid oxygenase family protein — MTNTADHDFAAYTPLYEEYDYVIDDSDGTLPPALTGTLYRNGAGKLDAGGQALGHLFDGDGMLSMFAIADGAVHYRNRYVRTEHYRKSLTSHGAPLRALGTMRPGGILANALRFPANVANTGVVMHAGKLLALWEGGPPTEINPDTLDTVGVDRFGGELKWLGAFSAHPKWDPDTGEMFNFGLAMVPFPKLICYRVDRAGKLHRLGQLDLPLAMFNHDMGLTSRHLVFAIPPLVFPTSKLLGAGLGLRNFIDAIDYDADRGTLIALVPRDGGKPRIVYTDALLHLHLANSYEDGSDTVVELIHYDSSWEELNGQLSTLSTDTAAQVSSYGGSLLRLRITPSGAVLHEPVSDLPAEFPSWNLTHTGRANRYTYLSADADGSAYPNAIAKVDNDTESVSTFQFPYGQQPHEAVFAARPGGEAEDDGWLLVTTQDGVTNRASMVVLDAADITAGPVYTGRLRHHLPLTFHGCYTPRVARPLSP, encoded by the coding sequence GTGACCAACACCGCCGACCACGATTTCGCAGCCTACACCCCCCTCTACGAGGAGTACGACTACGTCATCGACGACAGCGACGGCACGCTGCCGCCCGCTCTGACCGGCACGCTCTACCGCAACGGCGCCGGCAAGCTCGACGCCGGTGGGCAGGCGCTGGGTCATCTGTTCGACGGCGACGGCATGCTGTCGATGTTCGCCATCGCCGACGGCGCGGTGCACTACCGCAACCGGTATGTGCGCACCGAGCACTACCGAAAATCCCTGACCTCCCACGGCGCCCCGCTGCGGGCGCTGGGCACCATGCGCCCGGGCGGGATCTTGGCCAACGCGCTGCGGTTCCCGGCCAACGTCGCCAACACCGGTGTGGTCATGCACGCCGGGAAACTGCTGGCGTTGTGGGAGGGGGGCCCACCGACCGAGATCAACCCCGACACGCTCGACACCGTCGGCGTCGACCGGTTCGGCGGTGAGCTCAAATGGCTCGGCGCGTTCTCCGCACACCCCAAATGGGATCCCGACACCGGCGAGATGTTCAACTTCGGATTGGCGATGGTGCCGTTCCCCAAGCTGATCTGCTACCGCGTCGACCGGGCCGGAAAACTCCACCGTCTCGGTCAGCTGGATCTGCCGCTGGCGATGTTCAACCACGACATGGGACTGACCAGCCGCCATCTGGTGTTCGCCATCCCGCCGCTGGTGTTCCCGACCTCCAAGCTGCTCGGAGCCGGGCTGGGCCTGCGCAACTTCATCGACGCCATCGACTACGACGCCGACCGCGGCACCCTGATCGCGCTGGTCCCGCGCGACGGCGGCAAACCGCGGATCGTCTACACCGACGCGTTGCTGCACCTGCACCTGGCCAACAGCTACGAGGACGGCTCGGACACCGTGGTCGAACTCATCCACTACGACTCGTCGTGGGAGGAGCTCAACGGCCAGCTCTCCACGCTGAGCACCGACACCGCCGCGCAGGTGTCCTCCTACGGCGGTTCGCTGCTGCGCCTGCGGATCACCCCGTCGGGCGCGGTGCTCCACGAGCCGGTGAGCGACCTGCCCGCGGAGTTCCCGTCCTGGAACCTCACGCACACCGGCCGGGCGAACCGCTACACCTACCTGTCGGCCGACGCCGACGGCAGCGCCTACCCCAACGCGATCGCCAAGGTCGACAACGACACCGAATCGGTGAGCACCTTCCAGTTCCCCTACGGTCAGCAACCCCACGAGGCGGTGTTCGCCGCCCGGCCCGGCGGCGAGGCCGAGGACGACGGCTGGCTGCTGGTGACCACCCAGGACGGGGTGACCAACCGGGCGAGCATGGTCGTCCTCGACGCGGCCGACATCACCGCGGGACCGGTCTACACCGGCCGACTGCGCCACCACCTGCCGCTGACGTTCCACGGCTGCTACACCCCGCGGGTGGCGCGCCCGCTCAGCCCATGA
- a CDS encoding LLM class F420-dependent oxidoreductase gives MRIGVQLGYSGGFKESVDQVVELERIGADVVMVAEAYSYDAISQLGYLAAKTTTIELGSGVVPIYIRTPSLLAMTAAGLDYVSDGRFRLGIGTSGPQVMEGFHGVAFDAPLARTREVVEICRQVWRREDVRHDGTHYQIPLPADRGTGLGKPLHLINHPVRERIPISIAALGPKNVALTAEIAEGWQPVFFHPEKADAVWGESLRTGYARRDPALGPLDVTVGAALAIGEDVGDRLEATKPMLALYLGGMGARGRNFYHQLATRYGFGAAADRIQELYLAGRKQEAIAAVPDELVRDVSLIGPRGFVAERLAAFTAAGVTTLLVNPVTADPGEYVRYVAELRELLD, from the coding sequence ATGCGAATCGGCGTGCAACTGGGATATTCCGGGGGGTTCAAAGAATCGGTCGACCAGGTGGTCGAATTGGAGAGGATCGGCGCCGACGTCGTCATGGTCGCCGAGGCCTATTCCTATGACGCGATCAGCCAGTTGGGCTATCTGGCGGCCAAGACCACCACGATCGAACTCGGCTCGGGGGTGGTGCCGATCTACATCCGCACCCCCTCACTGCTGGCGATGACCGCCGCCGGGCTCGACTACGTCTCCGACGGGCGTTTCCGCCTCGGGATCGGCACCTCCGGACCGCAGGTGATGGAGGGCTTCCACGGGGTGGCGTTCGACGCGCCGCTGGCCCGCACCCGGGAGGTCGTGGAGATCTGCCGGCAGGTGTGGCGCCGCGAGGACGTCCGCCACGACGGCACCCACTACCAGATCCCGCTGCCCGCCGACCGTGGCACCGGGTTGGGCAAACCGCTGCACTTGATCAATCACCCGGTGCGCGAACGGATTCCGATCTCGATCGCAGCTCTGGGCCCGAAGAACGTGGCGTTGACCGCCGAGATCGCCGAAGGCTGGCAGCCGGTGTTCTTCCACCCGGAGAAGGCCGACGCCGTCTGGGGCGAGTCGCTGCGCACCGGATACGCCCGCCGCGATCCCGCGCTGGGGCCGCTGGACGTGACCGTCGGTGCCGCCCTGGCGATCGGCGAGGACGTCGGCGACCGGCTCGAGGCGACCAAACCGATGCTCGCGCTCTACCTCGGCGGGATGGGAGCGCGCGGGCGCAACTTCTATCACCAGCTGGCCACCCGCTACGGGTTCGGCGCGGCCGCCGACCGCATCCAGGAGCTGTATCTGGCGGGACGCAAACAGGAGGCGATCGCCGCGGTCCCCGACGAGTTGGTGCGCGACGTCTCGCTGATCGGCCCGCGCGGATTCGTCGCCGAGCGGCTCGCGGCGTTCACCGCCGCCGGGGTGACGACGCTGCTGGTCAACCCGGTCACCGCTGATCCCGGCGAGTACGTGCGCTACGTCGCCGAGCTGCGCGAGCTGCTGGACTGA
- the glmM gene encoding phosphoglucosamine mutase, which produces MGRLFGTDGVRGVANRELTAELALALGAAAASRLTAPTGAARRVAVVGRDPRASGEMLQAAVIAGLTSQGVDALRVGVLPTPAVAHLTGAYGADFGVMISASHNPMPDNGIKIFGPGGHKLDDATEDEIEERVAAGPGLRPVGADIGRVREAPDALDRYLARVAAASPVALDGLTVVVDCSHGAASQAAPRAYRAAGATVIAINAEPDGLNINDGCGSTHLDALQAAVVAHGADLGLAHDGDADRCLAVDAAGRVVDGDAIMVVLALAMQEAGDLRDNTLVATVMSNLGLHLAMRAADITVRTTGVGDRYVLEELRAGALSLGGEQSGHIVMPALGSTGDGIATGLRLMARMAQTGLPLTRLAEAMRALPQVLVNVRVADKTTAAAAPAVRDAVRQAERELGETGRILLRPSGTEQLVRVMVEAADEDTAQRIAARVADAVGAQR; this is translated from the coding sequence ATGGGTCGACTGTTCGGCACCGACGGTGTCCGCGGGGTCGCCAACCGCGAACTGACCGCGGAGCTCGCCCTGGCTCTCGGTGCCGCGGCGGCCAGCCGGCTGACCGCCCCCACGGGGGCGGCCCGGCGCGTCGCGGTGGTGGGCCGCGACCCGCGCGCCAGCGGGGAGATGCTGCAGGCCGCCGTCATCGCCGGGCTGACCAGCCAGGGCGTCGACGCGCTGCGGGTCGGCGTGCTGCCCACCCCGGCGGTCGCCCACCTCACCGGCGCCTACGGCGCCGACTTCGGGGTGATGATCTCCGCGTCGCATAACCCGATGCCCGACAACGGCATCAAGATCTTCGGCCCCGGCGGGCACAAGCTCGACGACGCCACCGAGGACGAGATCGAGGAGAGGGTCGCCGCCGGTCCGGGGCTGCGCCCGGTCGGCGCCGACATCGGGCGGGTGCGCGAGGCGCCCGACGCCCTGGACCGCTACCTGGCGCGGGTGGCCGCCGCCAGCCCGGTCGCCCTCGACGGGCTGACCGTGGTGGTGGACTGCTCCCACGGGGCGGCCTCGCAGGCCGCGCCGCGCGCCTACCGGGCCGCGGGGGCGACGGTCATCGCGATCAACGCCGAACCCGACGGGCTCAACATCAACGACGGGTGCGGTTCCACCCATCTGGACGCGCTGCAGGCCGCGGTGGTGGCCCACGGCGCCGATCTGGGGCTGGCCCACGACGGCGACGCCGACCGGTGTCTGGCCGTCGACGCCGCGGGACGCGTCGTCGACGGGGACGCGATCATGGTGGTGCTGGCGCTGGCGATGCAGGAGGCCGGCGACCTGCGGGACAACACGCTGGTGGCGACCGTGATGAGCAACCTGGGTCTGCACCTGGCCATGCGCGCCGCCGACATCACCGTGCGCACCACCGGGGTGGGCGACCGCTACGTGCTCGAAGAGCTGCGGGCCGGGGCGCTCAGTCTCGGCGGTGAACAATCCGGGCACATCGTGATGCCGGCGCTGGGCAGCACCGGCGACGGGATCGCCACCGGGCTTCGGCTGATGGCGCGGATGGCCCAGACCGGCCTGCCGTTGACGCGCCTGGCCGAGGCGATGCGGGCGCTGCCGCAGGTGCTGGTCAACGTCCGCGTCGCCGACAAGACCACCGCCGCGGCCGCGCCCGCCGTGCGCGACGCGGTCCGCCAAGCGGAGCGCGAACTCGGCGAGACCGGGCGAATCCTGTTGCGTCCCTCGGGGACCGAGCAACTGGTGCGGGTCATGGTCGAGGCCGCCGATGAAGACACCGCCCAGCGCATCGCTGCCCGCGTCGCCGACGCGGTGGGGGCGCAGCGCTGA
- the rpsI gene encoding 30S ribosomal protein S9 — translation MTQPVADSPENPQTDADAGTPRGPVVIDRLIQAVGRRKEAIARVWLVPGTGEFHLDGRSLENYFPNKVHQQLIKAPLVAVDRLDSVDVYAHLDGGGPSGQAGALRLAVARALILISPEDRPVLKKAGFLTRDPREIERKKYGLKKARKAPQYSKR, via the coding sequence ATGACCCAGCCGGTGGCCGACAGCCCCGAGAACCCGCAGACCGACGCCGACGCGGGCACCCCGCGCGGCCCGGTCGTCATCGACCGATTGATCCAGGCCGTCGGGCGGCGCAAGGAGGCCATCGCCCGGGTGTGGCTGGTGCCCGGCACCGGCGAGTTCCACCTCGACGGACGCAGCCTGGAGAACTACTTCCCCAACAAGGTCCACCAGCAGCTGATCAAGGCGCCGCTGGTGGCGGTGGACCGCCTCGACAGCGTCGACGTCTACGCCCACCTCGACGGCGGCGGGCCGTCCGGGCAGGCCGGGGCGCTGCGCCTGGCGGTCGCCCGGGCGTTGATCCTGATCTCCCCGGAGGACCGCCCGGTGCTCAAGAAGGCCGGCTTCTTGACCCGCGACCCGCGTGAGATCGAGCGCAAGAAGTACGGACTGAAGAAGGCCCGCAAGGCCCCGCAGTACAGCAAGCGCTGA
- the rplM gene encoding 50S ribosomal protein L13, whose translation MPTYTPKAGDTTRTWYVIDATDVVLGRLAVAAATLLRGKHKPTYTPNVDGGDFVVIINADKIAISSDKPSRTMVYRHSGYPGGLRKRTVADLMATRPDRVVEKAIVGMLPKTRLGRQMKRKLRVYAGPEHPHTAQQPVPYEIKQVTQ comes from the coding sequence GTGCCCACCTACACGCCGAAGGCGGGTGACACCACGCGGACGTGGTACGTCATCGACGCCACCGACGTGGTGCTCGGCCGGCTCGCTGTCGCGGCAGCAACGCTGTTGCGCGGCAAGCACAAGCCGACATACACGCCCAACGTCGACGGTGGCGACTTCGTCGTCATCATCAACGCCGACAAGATCGCGATCAGCAGCGACAAACCGAGCCGCACCATGGTCTACCGGCACTCGGGTTACCCCGGTGGGTTGCGCAAGCGCACCGTCGCCGACCTGATGGCCACCCGCCCGGACCGGGTGGTGGAGAAGGCGATCGTCGGCATGCTGCCCAAGACGCGGCTCGGCCGCCAGATGAAGCGCAAGCTGCGGGTCTACGCCGGCCCGGAGCACCCGCACACCGCCCAGCAGCCGGTTCCCTACGAGATCAAGCAGGTGACCCAATGA
- the mycP gene encoding type VII secretion-associated serine protease mycosin — MTGVRALLIVAVLLMLPAATAHGLTPPRVDPQWLPDPAPPAPPQPTVRQRPCAVLTDEPARHPPGAATQLDGLGLAEVWPLTRGDGVRVAVIDTGVHRHRQLADLVAGGDYVATGSGDEDCDGHGTLVAGIIAAAPEATAPFSGVAPGATVLTIRQSSTVYSPAAAPWRPGVGDVDTMAAAVRTAADLGAAVINIAVTACVPADGAVADRALGAALAYAVEVKDAVVIAAAGGTADCPAQPADATWASATAVASPAWYDDYVLAVGSVDHDGNPSAFTLPGPWLDVAAPGQAVVSLSPTADGLVTTRAGAPIEGTGYAAAVVSGVAALVRARFPDWTAPQVRRRLTDTAHAPQTGWNPLVGHGVIDPAAALSAQGPPGADPEVPAPAPSRPPAPTPLPSFTAPVRVHPTETPTAASAPPGPGRVPARAALSGGVGALAALAAGWLWWDRSRAAEHRR, encoded by the coding sequence ATGACCGGTGTCCGGGCGCTGCTGATCGTCGCCGTGCTGCTGATGCTGCCGGCGGCGACGGCCCACGGGCTGACCCCGCCGCGGGTGGACCCGCAGTGGCTGCCCGACCCGGCCCCGCCCGCGCCGCCGCAGCCCACCGTCCGCCAGCGGCCCTGTGCGGTGCTCACCGACGAGCCGGCCCGGCACCCACCCGGGGCCGCCACCCAGCTCGACGGTCTGGGGTTGGCGGAGGTCTGGCCGCTGACCCGCGGCGACGGGGTGCGGGTCGCGGTCATCGACACCGGCGTGCACCGCCACCGGCAGCTGGCCGATCTGGTGGCCGGCGGCGACTACGTGGCCACCGGCTCCGGCGACGAGGACTGCGACGGGCACGGCACCCTGGTGGCCGGGATCATCGCCGCCGCCCCCGAGGCGACCGCCCCGTTCAGCGGGGTGGCCCCGGGGGCCACCGTGCTGACGATCCGCCAATCGAGCACCGTGTACTCCCCGGCCGCCGCGCCGTGGCGGCCCGGCGTCGGCGACGTCGACACGATGGCGGCGGCGGTGCGCACCGCCGCCGACCTGGGTGCGGCGGTGATCAACATCGCGGTCACCGCCTGCGTGCCGGCCGACGGCGCCGTGGCCGACCGGGCCCTGGGCGCGGCGCTGGCCTACGCGGTCGAGGTCAAAGACGCCGTCGTGATCGCCGCGGCCGGCGGCACTGCGGACTGTCCGGCGCAGCCGGCGGATGCGACCTGGGCGAGTGCGACCGCGGTGGCCAGCCCGGCCTGGTACGACGACTACGTGCTCGCCGTGGGGTCGGTCGACCACGACGGGAACCCGTCGGCGTTCACGCTGCCCGGGCCGTGGCTGGATGTGGCCGCCCCCGGGCAGGCGGTGGTGTCGTTGAGCCCGACCGCAGACGGGCTGGTCACCACCCGCGCCGGCGCGCCGATCGAGGGCACCGGGTATGCCGCCGCGGTGGTCAGCGGGGTGGCCGCCCTGGTCCGCGCCCGGTTTCCGGACTGGACGGCACCGCAGGTCCGCCGGCGGCTCACCGACACCGCCCACGCCCCGCAGACCGGGTGGAACCCGCTGGTCGGCCACGGTGTGATCGACCCGGCCGCGGCGCTCTCCGCGCAGGGCCCCCCGGGCGCGGACCCCGAGGTGCCCGCCCCGGCACCGTCGCGCCCACCCGCCCCGACGCCGCTGCCCAGCTTCACCGCCCCGGTCAGGGTGCACCCGACCGAGACACCCACCGCCGCGTCCGCCCCGCCTGGCCCGGGCCGCGTCCCGGCGCGCGCCGCGCTCTCCGGCGGGGTGGGCGCGCTGGCCGCCCTGGCGGCCGGGTGGCTGTGGTGGGACCGGTCCCGCGCCGCTGAGCACCGACGGTGA
- a CDS encoding cutinase family protein — MLAVGFLLVTPTALPSAAADDDCTDVEVLFARGTSEPPGIGRVGAAFVDALRQQTSQSIGVYPVDYPAGRLQLGGGDGANDTIDRVKFMADKCPDTQLVLGGYSQGASVMDIVTGTPVGISWGSSLPAEFADNVAAVAVFGNAANRMGGPITTQSALFASKAIDLCNPGDPICHEGPGNEWQDHTDGYIPVYTNQAATFVAGRLAPSHLTPDGFIN, encoded by the coding sequence ATGCTCGCGGTCGGTTTCCTGCTCGTCACCCCCACCGCCTTGCCGTCGGCGGCCGCCGACGACGACTGCACCGACGTCGAGGTGCTCTTCGCCCGCGGCACCAGCGAACCGCCCGGCATCGGCCGGGTCGGCGCCGCCTTCGTCGACGCGTTGCGCCAGCAGACCAGCCAGAGCATCGGCGTCTACCCGGTCGACTACCCGGCCGGGCGTCTGCAGCTCGGCGGCGGCGACGGCGCCAACGACACGATCGACCGGGTGAAGTTCATGGCCGACAAGTGCCCCGACACCCAGCTGGTGCTCGGCGGGTACTCCCAGGGCGCGTCGGTGATGGACATCGTCACCGGCACCCCGGTCGGCATCAGCTGGGGCTCGTCGCTGCCCGCGGAGTTCGCCGACAACGTCGCGGCGGTGGCGGTGTTCGGCAACGCCGCCAACCGTATGGGCGGGCCGATCACCACCCAGAGCGCGCTGTTCGCGTCCAAGGCGATCGACCTGTGCAACCCCGGTGACCCGATCTGCCACGAGGGCCCGGGCAACGAGTGGCAGGACCACACCGACGGCTACATCCCCGTCTACACCAACCAGGCCGCCACGTTCGTCGCCGGCAGGCTCGCCCCGTCGCACCTCACCCCTGACGGCTTCATCAATTAG
- a CDS encoding cutinase family protein — translation MGVDILRRRSRILATVLAPVALLMASTLLPTPLSALLPTASAACSDIEVVFARGTNDSPGAGSVGNAFISALRSQVGGRSVGVYGVNYPASYDFRAAADGANDASAHVQGTVNNCPDTRIVLGGYSQGAAVIDVIAASPVPGLGFSAPLPPGTDGHVAAIAVFGNPSAKLGQPLTNSPVYGNRTIDLCANGDPVCSAGDDFDAHTGYVPGLTNQAAAFVASHL, via the coding sequence ATCGGCGTGGATATTCTTCGTCGTCGTTCCCGCATCCTGGCCACAGTGTTGGCTCCGGTGGCGCTGTTGATGGCGTCCACGCTGCTCCCGACGCCGTTGTCGGCACTGCTGCCGACCGCGTCGGCGGCGTGTTCGGACATCGAGGTGGTGTTCGCCCGCGGCACCAACGACTCGCCGGGGGCGGGCAGCGTCGGCAATGCGTTCATCAGCGCCCTGCGTTCCCAGGTGGGCGGCCGCTCGGTGGGGGTGTACGGGGTGAACTACCCGGCCAGCTACGACTTCCGGGCCGCCGCCGACGGCGCCAACGACGCCAGCGCCCACGTGCAGGGCACCGTCAACAACTGCCCCGACACCCGGATCGTGCTCGGCGGCTACTCGCAGGGCGCCGCGGTCATCGACGTGATCGCCGCCTCCCCGGTGCCGGGGTTGGGCTTCTCCGCGCCGCTGCCGCCGGGCACCGACGGCCACGTCGCTGCGATCGCGGTGTTCGGCAACCCGTCGGCCAAGCTGGGCCAGCCGCTGACCAACAGCCCGGTCTACGGCAACCGCACCATCGACCTGTGCGCCAACGGCGACCCGGTCTGCTCCGCCGGCGACGACTTCGATGCCCACACCGGCTACGTGCCCGGGTTGACCAACCAGGCGGCGGCGTTCGTCGCCAGCCACCTGTAG
- a CDS encoding intradiol ring-cleavage dioxygenase yields the protein MVHTGRREILVGAGALGLGGLLAGCGSRAGTDTADRQQTGDDAALRALLSAAPACPATAEETEGPYWFDVDDIRSDIREDRTGVPLELMLRVVDLDTCSSGGDGDPVRDAVVEIWHCDAEGVYSGFETASDRLGSGPPPPPPPEGGAAPERPPRPAGTPSDGSYSVGDRQSPRTDPSTYLRGAQVTDATGIVRFTSIYPGWYAGRAVHIHLRVHLNKRLVRTTQLYFDDTLNDAVFSTAEPYTAHRGRDTRNDTDGLYDPSGLLAQQPEPDAAAPTRVLAALNIGVRTG from the coding sequence ATGGTTCACACCGGTCGTCGCGAAATCCTGGTCGGCGCGGGCGCGCTAGGCCTCGGCGGGCTGCTGGCCGGCTGCGGCTCGCGGGCCGGCACCGACACCGCAGACCGGCAGCAGACCGGCGACGATGCGGCGTTGCGGGCACTGCTGTCGGCCGCGCCGGCCTGTCCGGCCACCGCCGAGGAGACCGAGGGCCCGTACTGGTTCGACGTCGACGACATCCGCTCCGACATCCGCGAGGACCGCACCGGGGTGCCGCTGGAGTTGATGTTGCGGGTGGTCGACCTCGACACCTGCTCGTCGGGCGGCGACGGCGACCCGGTGCGCGACGCCGTCGTCGAGATCTGGCACTGCGACGCCGAGGGGGTCTACTCCGGCTTCGAGACCGCCTCCGACCGGCTCGGTTCCGGGCCCCCGCCCCCGCCCCCGCCGGAGGGCGGGGCAGCCCCCGAGCGGCCGCCGCGCCCGGCCGGCACCCCCTCGGACGGCTCCTACAGCGTCGGTGACCGGCAGAGCCCCCGCACCGACCCCAGCACCTACCTGCGCGGCGCGCAGGTCACCGACGCCACCGGGATCGTGCGGTTCACCTCGATCTATCCGGGCTGGTATGCGGGGCGTGCCGTGCACATCCACCTGCGGGTGCACCTGAACAAACGCCTGGTGCGCACCACCCAGCTCTACTTCGACGACACCCTCAACGACGCGGTGTTCTCCACTGCGGAGCCCTACACCGCCCACCGCGGCCGCGACACCCGCAACGACACCGACGGCCTCTACGATCCGAGCGGGTTGCTGGCCCAGCAGCCCGAGCCCGACGCCGCCGCCCCGACCAGGGTGCTGGCCGCGCTGAACATCGGGGTGCGGACGGGCTGA
- the truA gene encoding tRNA pseudouridine(38-40) synthase TruA codes for MSAPSTRLRLDLAYDGTEFAGWAVQTGQRTVAGTVGDALTTVFRTPLRLVVAGRTDAGVHAEQQVAHVDVPTDALRHAYSRTPRPDQPEFLALVRRLARFLPSDVRVRAISRAPAGFDARFAALRRHYRYRLSTAPYGVEPQHARFVTAWPRELDVDAMNAACAPLLGLHDFAAFCRHRRGATTVRDLQEFAWVREHHVITARVVADAFCWNMVRSLVGALLAVGEGRRDRDWVTGLLDLRRRSSDYAAAPARGLTLVGVDYPPDDQLAARTVVTRDLRVRRDSSET; via the coding sequence GTGAGCGCACCGTCGACCCGGCTGCGCCTCGATCTCGCCTACGACGGCACCGAGTTCGCCGGCTGGGCCGTCCAGACGGGTCAGCGCACCGTGGCGGGCACCGTCGGTGACGCGCTGACGACGGTGTTCCGCACTCCGCTGCGGCTGGTGGTGGCCGGACGCACCGACGCCGGAGTGCACGCCGAACAGCAGGTGGCCCACGTCGACGTGCCGACCGATGCGCTGCGCCACGCCTACTCGCGCACCCCGCGGCCCGACCAGCCGGAGTTCTTGGCGCTGGTGCGTCGCCTGGCCCGGTTCCTGCCCTCCGACGTGCGGGTGCGCGCGATCAGCCGCGCCCCCGCCGGGTTCGACGCCCGCTTCGCCGCGCTGCGCCGCCACTACCGCTACCGGCTGTCCACCGCCCCCTACGGGGTGGAGCCGCAGCACGCCCGGTTCGTCACCGCCTGGCCGCGGGAGCTCGACGTCGACGCGATGAACGCGGCCTGCGCGCCGCTGCTGGGGTTGCACGACTTCGCGGCGTTCTGCCGCCACCGCCGCGGCGCCACCACGGTTCGCGATCTGCAGGAGTTCGCCTGGGTTCGGGAGCACCACGTGATCACCGCCCGGGTGGTCGCCGACGCGTTCTGCTGGAACATGGTCCGGTCACTGGTGGGGGCGCTGCTGGCGGTGGGGGAGGGCCGCCGCGACCGCGACTGGGTCACCGGCCTGCTCGACCTGAGGCGGCGATCCAGCGATTACGCCGCCGCGCCGGCCCGCGGACTCACCCTGGTGGGGGTGGACTACCCGCCCGACGATCAGCTCGCCGCCCGCACCGTCGTCACCCGTGACCTGCGGGTGCGGCGTGACTCATCGGAGACTTAA